One genomic segment of Drosophila melanogaster chromosome 3R includes these proteins:
- the Jhbp15 gene encoding juvenile hormone binding protein 15 has translation MRLIVFVCCLWMAPSLGQLPPEIEKCRAGDSICIAETVTRILRLYPKGLPSIGLVALDSIGFEDVVVSRLEPDGSSTFDLKFPNLTVIGFADSTVTEAKGFDADLPRVLELSGWIPLLKLNGTYEMRGSLLTMPIHGKGQAKVEIRECRVRCKVRVLEDLRDDGKLYAGISKVKCLLDVQGMHLNLENLFNNPEMSDAMNVVANTKWLEIWHNLRRGITSAVDQLVESILQRVANKLPYDDLYRD, from the exons atgaGGCTAATCGTATTCGTTTGCTGCCTGTGGATGGCCCCAAGTTTGGGACAGTTGC CTCCTGAGATCGAGAAATGCAGGGCTGGCGATTCCATCTGCATAGCGGAAACAGTCACCAGGATTCTGCGCTTGTATCCGAAGGGTCTGCCCTCCATTGGATTGGTTGCTCTGGACTCCATTGGATTCGAGGATGTCGTCGTTAGTCGGTTGGAACCAGATGGGTCATCTacttttgatttgaaattccCTAACCTAACCGTAATCGGATTCGCAGACTCCACAGTGACGGAGGCAAAGGGATTCGATGCGGATTTGCCTCGGGTCCTCGAGTTGAGTGGCTGGATTCCATTGCTGAAACTCAATGGAACTTACGAGATGAGGGGCAGTTTGCTGACTATGCCCATTCATGGCAAAGGTCAAGCCAAGGTGGAGATCAGAGAATGCCGCGTTCGTTGCAAAGTGCGAGTTCTGGAGGATCTCCGAGACGATGGCAAGCTATATGCCGGAATATCCAAGGTCAAGTGCTTGCTGGATGTGCAGGG CATGCACTTGAACTTGGAAAATCTTTTCAACAATCCTGAAATGAGCGATGCCATGAACGTTGTGGCCAACACAAAGTGGCTGGAAATTTGGCATAACCTTCGCAGGGGTATCACCTCTGCGGTGGATCAGTTGGTCGAGTCGATTCTCCAGCGAGTAGCTAATAAGTTACCATATGACGATTTGTATAGGGACTGA
- the CG31189 gene encoding uncharacterized protein codes for MDRLISLTFLCWCIPVMISGASLPEDVEKCHFGDSTCLVRSINALIKHYPKGIPEIGLPPLDAYNFPDSVIMESPSRGPIWMDFRMRDNVNKGFNNATITHVEGFLYEPNQKQIVLKVRLPRLVHEATYDMSGRVLLFFFNTTGRLISDFQNFRITLTIKALVEYRNDKRYLKIYNLVPSLDLDRWIIWLDGLYKENTDVTIFMNKLFNENWVEFWNDLQPGLVKAFTNAFTVLLNRVFDNVAYDDMFLPYVDIRMGS; via the exons ATGGACAGGTTGATTTCACTGACTTTCCTGTGTTGGTGTATCCCAGTTATGATCTCGGGAGCAAGCTTAC CCGAAGATGTTGAGAAGTGCCATTTCGGGGACTCAACCTGCCTGGTCAGAAGTATCAATGCATTGATTAAACACTACCCCAAGGGCATTCCAGAGATAGGACTTCCGCCGCTGGATGCCTACAACTTTCCCGATTCCGTTATTATGGAATCACCCAGTCGCGGTCCTATCTGGATGGACTTTCGAATGCgggacaatgtgaacaagggCTTCAATAATGCCACAATCACCCACGTCGAGGGATTCCTGTACGAGCCCAATCAGAAGCAAATTGTGCTGAAGGTCCGATTGCCACGACTTGTGCATGAGGCCACCTATGATATGAGTGGCAGGGTTTTGCTCTTCTTCTTCAATACCACTGGGAGGTTGATATCCGACTTTCAGAACTTCCGGATTACCCTGACCATCAAGGCGTTGGTGGAGTACAGAAATGACAAGCGCTATCTGAAGATTTACAATCTGGTGCCCAGTCTCGACTTGGATCG ATGGATCATATGGTTGGATGGACTGTACAAGGAAAACACAGATGTGACAATTTTCATGAATAAGCTATTCAACGAGAACTGGGTGGAGTTCTGGAATGATTTGCAGCCCGGTCTAGTCAAAGCCTTCACCAATGCCTTCACTGTCCTGCTCAACAGAGTTTTCGATAACGTAGCCTACGATGATATGTTTCTTCCTTATGTAGACATTCGGATGGGATCCTAA
- the CG7079 gene encoding uncharacterized protein, isoform A, with translation MHFLAYVIITIQLFGGLQCQKLPAKVKKCHFGDGKCLVESANALLRDFPKGIPEVDLKPFNVLSVRDWLLVNDSQVGGAWYYFNLINQINYGFENTTITEIRGFDKDPTTTKIEIHGKIPRLVYKGDYVAKGRMLWFVDIHSQGTSESDFLNFQFVLTLKVRVEYRNNKRYLKIYELVPNIRLDRWIMWLDNFFPDNEDLTIAVNNLFNRNWVEFWNELEPGILRLFETVFLSLFEDLFEKVPYDDLFLAAEDPK, from the exons ATGCATTTCCTGGCCTACGTGATTATAACAATTCAGCTGTTCGGTGGACTGCAGTGCCAGAAGTTGC CTGCCAAGGTGAAAAAATGCCACTTCGGTGACGGAAAGTGCCTGGTAGAGTCGGCAAATGCACTGCTGAGAGATTTTCCAAAGGGCATTCCCGAGGTCGATCTGAAACCCTTCAATGTGCTGTCCGTGCGGGATTGGCTGCTGGTCAACGATTCCCAGGTGGGAGGTGCCTGGTACTACTTCAATCTGATCAATCAGATCAACTATGGCTTCGAGAACACCACGATCACGGAGATCAGGGGATTCGACAAGGATCCCACCACCACCAAGATCGAAATTCACGGCAAGATTCCCCGGCTGGTTTACAAGGGCGACTATGTGGCCAAGGGACGGATGCTCTGGTTCGTCGATATCCACTCTCAGGGAACGTCGGAGTCGGATTTCCTCAATTTTCAATTCGTTCTTACGCTGAAAGTGCGCGTCGAGTACAGAAACAACAAGAGATATTTAAAGATCTACGAGCTAGTTCCTAATATAAGGCTGGACCG CTGGATTATGTGGCTAGACAACTTCTTTCCCGACAATGAAGACCTAACGATTGCAGTTAACAATCTGTTCAACCGGAATTGGGTGGAGTTCTGGAACGAACTGGAGCCGGGTATTCTGCGTTTGTTCGAAACCGTCTTTTTAAGTCTATTTGAGGATTTATTCGAAAAAGTACCCTATGATGATCTGTTCCTAGCCGCTGAAGACCCAAAGTAA
- the CG12278 gene encoding uncharacterized protein has translation MWQLALGLGLIQQLSLAIVVERNMFAYYKVPAAQLLFAQDSDADIDSHSQEISTLDGGQLSDLYYVLQCPPKHDEGIPKARDMQTCSVVDQYRGMWKKPKKPKPKKHFHMVPFRIVLRPLGPPARRRSLKRRKRQEKVGETPDITTPIDGAASLAKLEVVTSPLQFLGRTHKRQKLLKLSADHRKSKVGTSSKALQHMYHRDESYNDHIFYDELQEDGEFHNLGNEKLN, from the coding sequence ATGTGGCAGTTGGCATTGGGACTGGGTCTAATCCAGCAGCTGAGTCTAGCCATCGTGGTGGAGCGCAACATGTTCGCCTACTACAAGGTGCCAGCCGCTCAGCTACTTTTCGCCCAAGACTCGGATGCGGACATCGACTCCCACTCCCAAGAAATCAGCACTCTGGATGGAGGCCAGCTCAGCGACTTGTACTACGTACTACAGTGTCCACCAAAGCATGATGAAGGCATTCCCAAGGCGCGGGACATGCAAACATGCAGCGTGGTAGACCAGTACAGAGGCATGTGGAAAAAACCCAAGAAGCCAAAGCCCAAGAAGCACTTTCACATGGTCCCTTTCCGGATAGTACTACGTCCATTAGGACCGCCGGCCAGGAGACGCAGTCTAAAGCGTCGTAAACGCCAGGAAAAAGTTGGCGAGACTCCGGATATTACAACTCCGATTGATGGGGCTGCTTCCCTAGCAAAGTTGGAAGTGGTGACTAGTCCCCTACAGTTCCTGGGACGCACCCATAAGCGGCAGAAGCTTCTTAAGCTGTCCGCCGACCATCGAAAGTCCAAGGTGGGCACCAGTTCCAAAGCTCTTCAGCATATGTACCATCGCGATGAGTCCTACAACGATCATATATTCTACGACGAACTTCAGGAGGACGGAGAGTTCCACAACCTCGGCAATgaaaaattgaattaa
- the CG31207 gene encoding uncharacterized protein, which translates to MKDTIIVLVLLQIIGSLQGQILPKEIKKCRFGDSKCIVNSMNAIIKNYPKGIPAIGLKPIDVVDIRDSKFWNDAMVGAFWLNFDLFNQVNYGFENTTITKVSGFDENPTSSLIEIHGRIPSLIHKGDYFSMGRVWIVQMNSTGESLSDFQNFRFVLKLKVIMEYRNNKRYLKIYELTPFVTMDRWVFWLDNFFESNTDMTIAINQVFNLHWVEFWNELEPTNLKIFAGVFRSVFEDIFKKVPYDDMFLPISKEFEVND; encoded by the exons atgAAAGATACAATAATCGTTCTGGTGCTCCTGCAGATCATCGGATCGTTGCAAGGCCAAATTCTCC CAAAGGAAATTAAGAAGTGCCGCTTTGGAGATTCTAAGTGCATTGTTAATTCCATGAATGCTATAATAAAGAATTATCCCAAAGGCATACCGGCGATCGGATTGAAGCCCATTGATGTGGTGGACATTAGGGACTCAAAGTTCTGGAATGATGCAATGGTAGGCGCCTTCTGGTTGAACTTCGATCTGTTCAATCAAGTGAACTACGGCTTCGAGAACACGACGATCACGAAGGTCAGTGGGTTTGATGAGAATCCCACATCCAGCTTGATTGAAATACACGGCCGGATACCCAGTCTAATCCATAAGGGCGATTACTTCAGTATGGGAAGGGTGTGGATTGTACAGATGAATTCCACGGGGGAATCCCTTTCGGATTTTCAGAACTTTCGCTTTGTTCTCAAATTGAAGGTCATAATGGAGTATCGCAATAATAAGCGCTACTTGAAGATATACGAGCTAACCCCCTTCGTGACCATGGACCG ATGGGTATTCTGGCTAGACAACTTTTTCGAATCCAACACGGATATGACGATAGCCATTAATCAGGTGTTCAATCTGCACTGGGTTGAGTTTTGGAACGAGCTGGAGCCCACAAACCTGAAAATATTCGCCGGTGTGTTTCGCTCCGTTTTCGAGGATATTTTCAAAAAGGTCCCATACGATGACATGTTCTTACCGATTTCCAAAGAGTTCGAAGTAAATGATTAA